A part of Paenarthrobacter sp. A20 genomic DNA contains:
- a CDS encoding Rv3654c family TadE-like protein: MPSPIRSHHESGAGTVLALTLGAVVMALLVGVLLLAQAGVLASRAASAADLAALAAADAARGLTSGDPCAVASDVAGRHDATLTSCTVVGGNVVEVGVELDHPLDWGVATGRARAGPPP, from the coding sequence ATGCCGTCCCCGATACGTTCCCATCATGAGAGCGGGGCGGGAACGGTTCTTGCCCTGACCTTGGGAGCAGTCGTGATGGCATTGCTCGTTGGAGTGCTCCTCCTGGCGCAGGCGGGGGTGCTGGCGTCCCGGGCCGCATCGGCGGCTGACCTCGCGGCTCTTGCTGCCGCAGATGCCGCGCGGGGCCTCACATCGGGAGATCCGTGTGCGGTGGCGTCGGACGTGGCCGGGCGCCACGATGCAACCCTGACTTCCTGCACCGTGGTCGGAGGGAACGTGGTGGAAGTCGGTGTCGAGTTGGACCACCCCTTGGACTGGGGAGTTGCCACCGGCCGGGCGCGGGCGGGACCACCCCCGTAG
- a CDS encoding rhodanese-related sulfurtransferase: protein MALNRIVLFYGFTPIADPDAVRLWQRALCEKLGLTGRILISKDGINATVGGELNNMKQYVKTTREYKGFHGIDFKWSDGGAADFPRLSVKVRDEIVSFGAPGELKVDANGVVGGGRHLQPEELHALVEARKSSGEDVVFFDGRNAFEAQIGKFKDAIVPDVDTTHDFIKELDSGKYDDLKDKPVVTYCTGGIRCEVLSSLMVNRGFKEVYQLDGGIVRYGETFKDKGLWEGSLYVFDKRMHVEFSEDAKTIGECVRCAAPTNKFENCSNLSCRTLTLYCAECASSPETLRCPGGCEAA, encoded by the coding sequence GTGGCTTTAAACAGAATTGTGCTCTTCTATGGCTTTACCCCGATCGCCGACCCCGACGCCGTGCGTCTGTGGCAGCGCGCCCTGTGCGAAAAACTTGGCCTCACCGGTCGGATCCTCATTTCGAAGGACGGCATTAACGCCACGGTGGGCGGCGAGCTGAACAACATGAAGCAGTACGTGAAAACCACCCGTGAATACAAGGGTTTCCACGGAATCGACTTCAAATGGTCAGACGGTGGCGCCGCCGACTTCCCGCGCCTCAGTGTCAAGGTCCGCGATGAGATCGTGTCATTCGGTGCTCCCGGTGAACTCAAGGTCGATGCCAACGGAGTAGTTGGCGGCGGTAGGCACCTTCAGCCAGAGGAACTCCACGCGCTGGTGGAGGCCAGGAAATCCAGCGGTGAAGACGTCGTGTTCTTCGACGGCCGCAATGCGTTCGAAGCCCAAATCGGCAAGTTCAAGGATGCGATCGTTCCGGACGTCGACACGACCCATGACTTCATCAAGGAACTCGATTCGGGCAAGTACGACGACCTCAAGGACAAACCCGTTGTCACGTACTGCACCGGTGGCATCCGCTGCGAAGTGTTGTCCAGCCTGATGGTCAACCGAGGCTTCAAAGAGGTCTACCAGCTGGACGGCGGGATTGTCCGCTACGGCGAAACGTTCAAGGACAAGGGCCTGTGGGAGGGTTCCCTTTATGTCTTCGACAAGCGCATGCACGTGGAATTCAGCGAGGACGCCAAGACCATCGGTGAGTGCGTCCGCTGCGCCGCTCCCACCAACAAGTTCGAGAACTGCTCCAACCTCAGCTGCCGCACCTTGACCCTCTACTGTGCTGAATGTGCTTCCAGCCCGGAAACACTGCGGTGCCCCGGAGGCTGCGAGGCCGCTTAG
- a CDS encoding GNAT family N-acetyltransferase, translated as MSPDALVEDIAHLLEVWVAGWSGCRGYESRLEGRFPAAFRADKTGDWEYFAHDPSDEEFTALAGKTTEAPTRILTVLTNDVQRYKYLAEQHGLTVTSASQTMMIVDMETQDSEDPWLPDDDLELATSESNGVHYAVVHSGEQVAASGRVFVVDRTAVFDKIVTEPDFQRRGLGSFIMKALAAQAFSHDVENGLLLASLDGQKLYSHLGWDVVGHVLMMSGSGAEGSDLSGA; from the coding sequence ATGAGTCCAGACGCCTTGGTTGAAGATATTGCGCACCTCTTGGAAGTCTGGGTAGCCGGCTGGTCCGGCTGCCGCGGCTATGAATCACGCCTGGAGGGCCGCTTCCCTGCTGCATTTCGCGCCGATAAAACCGGTGATTGGGAGTATTTTGCCCATGATCCCTCGGACGAAGAGTTCACCGCTCTGGCTGGCAAGACCACAGAAGCCCCCACCAGGATCCTGACAGTCCTCACCAACGACGTCCAAAGGTACAAGTACCTGGCTGAACAGCACGGGCTGACCGTGACGTCGGCGTCGCAAACCATGATGATCGTGGACATGGAAACCCAGGATTCCGAGGATCCGTGGCTGCCCGACGACGACCTTGAACTGGCCACCTCCGAATCCAACGGAGTCCACTACGCCGTGGTCCATTCCGGCGAGCAGGTGGCTGCCAGCGGCCGGGTTTTCGTGGTGGACCGTACCGCCGTCTTCGACAAGATCGTCACCGAACCGGACTTCCAACGCCGTGGGCTGGGAAGCTTCATCATGAAGGCCCTCGCCGCCCAAGCGTTCTCGCATGATGTGGAGAACGGGCTCTTGCTGGCATCCCTTGACGGCCAGAAGCTTTACTCCCACCTTGGCTGGGACGTCGTGGGCCACGTGCTCATGATGTCCGGCAGCGGCGCTGAAGGGTCCGACCTTTCCGGGGCGTAA
- a CDS encoding methyltransferase, translating into MTDTAFLFTAGTIDDAPRSDQPELLPVLAGDLRAISYTVDGVAGLLGESASAALSRDQVVPALLATERLTDSHDPAVRALTVVVRLWLLAVPQPVAEVDSALPGIRAQGLVDLGLVSIESGVVRGKVDLRPYGWEANADGSGGAELWVASDLAAHQQPGVLRHDHVLGIGRASTTLVQTTFRQHTKRALDLGTGCGIQTFHLLHHCEHVTATDISERALAFTRFNLLLNAAELDLDPRSLESRVSLRLGSLLEPVAGEEFGLVVSNPPFVITPRTGGESSSDQFTYRDGGLPGDGIVASLVQSLAGVLEPGGTAQMLGNWEVAAGTDWKDRPREWLHDSGLDVWFIQREQVDPGQYAETWLQDASQNREREQYKDSYAAYLDDFASRNVEGVGFGMIWLRRPASGHEPVISRFEEITYPIQQPIGPHLGAAMELADWVAANPIPEAHLLVAEDVTEERHQRPGAAHPGVILLRQGAGLRRTNLLSTELAGFISACDGQLSVRQIASALVSLLGGGEDFDEDAFREGLIRDVTNLVLDGFLLPDPARISE; encoded by the coding sequence GTGACTGACACAGCTTTCTTGTTTACCGCCGGCACCATTGACGATGCCCCCCGAAGCGACCAGCCCGAGCTTCTCCCGGTGCTTGCCGGGGACCTTCGTGCCATCTCCTACACCGTGGACGGCGTTGCTGGCCTTCTGGGGGAGTCTGCCTCCGCGGCGCTCAGCAGGGACCAAGTGGTCCCTGCGCTCCTGGCCACTGAGCGGTTGACGGATTCCCACGATCCTGCCGTGCGGGCCCTGACTGTGGTTGTCCGTCTCTGGTTGCTCGCCGTCCCGCAGCCTGTCGCAGAGGTGGACTCGGCCTTGCCGGGGATCCGGGCGCAAGGGCTGGTGGACTTGGGCTTGGTGAGTATCGAATCCGGGGTCGTCCGGGGCAAAGTGGACTTGCGTCCCTACGGCTGGGAGGCCAACGCCGATGGCAGCGGCGGTGCGGAGCTCTGGGTCGCCAGCGACCTCGCAGCCCACCAGCAGCCGGGAGTGCTGCGACACGATCACGTCCTTGGCATCGGGCGTGCGTCCACAACGCTCGTCCAAACCACGTTCAGGCAGCACACCAAGCGCGCCTTGGACCTGGGGACTGGTTGCGGCATCCAAACGTTCCACCTCCTGCACCACTGCGAGCATGTGACGGCCACTGACATTTCTGAGCGGGCACTGGCGTTCACCCGCTTCAACCTGCTGTTGAACGCGGCGGAGCTTGACCTGGATCCGCGCAGTTTGGAGAGTCGTGTGAGCTTGCGCCTGGGTTCGCTCCTGGAACCGGTGGCAGGCGAAGAGTTTGGCCTCGTGGTCTCCAATCCTCCCTTCGTGATTACGCCCCGCACTGGTGGGGAATCGTCGTCGGACCAGTTCACTTACCGTGACGGCGGACTCCCGGGTGATGGCATCGTGGCTTCCTTGGTGCAGTCCCTAGCTGGCGTACTCGAACCCGGGGGCACGGCCCAGATGCTCGGAAACTGGGAAGTCGCTGCTGGAACTGACTGGAAAGACCGTCCCAGGGAGTGGCTCCATGATTCAGGCCTGGACGTCTGGTTCATTCAGCGGGAGCAGGTTGATCCCGGGCAATACGCTGAAACCTGGCTGCAGGACGCATCGCAGAACCGCGAACGCGAGCAGTACAAGGACTCATACGCCGCCTATCTTGACGACTTCGCGTCCAGGAACGTGGAAGGCGTGGGCTTCGGAATGATCTGGCTTCGCCGCCCCGCATCCGGTCACGAGCCCGTCATCAGCCGCTTCGAGGAGATCACTTATCCCATCCAGCAGCCCATCGGACCGCATTTGGGTGCTGCCATGGAACTGGCCGATTGGGTAGCGGCCAATCCGATACCTGAAGCGCATCTGCTGGTGGCGGAGGACGTCACCGAGGAACGGCATCAGCGTCCCGGAGCCGCCCACCCCGGGGTCATCCTCCTGCGGCAGGGAGCGGGTCTTCGCCGGACCAATTTGCTCAGCACCGAACTCGCTGGCTTCATCTCGGCCTGCGATGGACAGTTGTCGGTCCGGCAGATCGCCTCGGCCTTGGTGTCTCTACTGGGTGGCGGAGAGGACTTCGACGAGGATGCTTTCCGGGAAGGACTGATCCGGGACGTCACCAACCTGGTATTGGACGGCTTCCTGCTTCCGGATCCTGCGCGGATCAGCGAATGA
- a CDS encoding helix-turn-helix transcriptional regulator produces the protein MSSDAMPSAINARPPASDPDYTDEVIANNETSQASGDVPRRKRAEKTVEITDPKAIRALAHAARIEVISELYATQVSHTATELAARTGLTPSAMSYHLRALQKWGIVAPAENAGDARERRWKAAGTDFTISGGSVASPEIAVVDLELDAFRRRASAFARARGERRQRGEGGEEPVSVVLSSNLLYLTNPQRKELADRIREVVREYELDDPTHIPEGAERVATLWSMIPDDRVAPGQ, from the coding sequence ATGAGCAGCGACGCGATGCCGTCGGCAATCAACGCCCGCCCGCCCGCAAGTGACCCTGACTACACTGATGAAGTGATTGCGAACAACGAGACATCCCAGGCGTCAGGCGACGTTCCGCGGCGGAAGCGGGCCGAGAAGACGGTTGAGATCACCGATCCCAAGGCCATCCGTGCCTTGGCGCACGCTGCCCGCATCGAGGTTATCTCCGAGCTCTATGCCACTCAGGTGAGCCACACAGCAACGGAACTCGCTGCCCGTACGGGCCTCACCCCCAGCGCCATGAGCTACCACCTCCGGGCCCTCCAGAAGTGGGGGATCGTGGCCCCGGCCGAAAATGCCGGAGATGCCCGCGAACGGCGTTGGAAAGCGGCCGGAACGGACTTCACCATCTCGGGCGGCAGTGTCGCTAGCCCCGAGATTGCCGTGGTTGACCTGGAGCTCGATGCCTTCCGCCGAAGGGCGTCGGCCTTCGCCAGAGCCCGGGGAGAACGCCGGCAGCGAGGTGAAGGGGGAGAGGAACCGGTATCGGTGGTCCTCTCAAGCAACCTGCTGTACCTCACCAACCCTCAACGCAAGGAACTTGCGGACAGGATCCGAGAGGTTGTGCGGGAATACGAACTCGACGATCCAACCCATATACCGGAGGGTGCTGAACGTGTGGCAACCTTATGGTCAATGATCCCGGATGACCGCGTGGCACCCGGGCAATAG
- a CDS encoding DUF4244 domain-containing protein, with translation MKTHSTTLPGILDDRLEDRPAPFGVPEAPSLEPVTTQPYELSEYELEPNDLERFDLEEEIGEFELGFDEFEEFEEGRREDDGFWARTQLMGSEVGMATAEYAIATLAAVGLAGLLVVILRSEEVRGFLLNLIRTALSLP, from the coding sequence GTGAAAACACATTCCACCACGCTTCCAGGCATTCTCGATGACAGGCTCGAGGATCGGCCGGCTCCCTTTGGAGTCCCGGAGGCTCCTTCCCTGGAACCGGTGACAACCCAGCCGTACGAGCTCTCCGAGTACGAGCTGGAACCTAACGACCTTGAGCGATTCGATCTTGAGGAAGAAATCGGGGAGTTCGAACTTGGATTCGACGAATTTGAGGAATTCGAGGAGGGGCGACGTGAGGACGATGGTTTCTGGGCAAGGACACAGCTGATGGGTTCGGAAGTGGGTATGGCTACCGCTGAGTACGCCATTGCTACCCTTGCCGCCGTAGGTCTTGCGGGCCTGCTGGTGGTCATTCTTCGCAGTGAAGAGGTTCGCGGCTTCCTTCTCAATCTGATCCGCACCGCACTGTCCTTGCCATGA
- a CDS encoding DEAD/DEAH box helicase — MAAPHSLISLLGRTPDPEQLRHVHTIPARKAVNEPWPGWVHPDVVAAYGTLGIHEPYRHQIQAADLAHSGQHVVIATGTASGKSLAYQLPALDAIHRSELRVLSDPGKIHDDGAVTLYLSPTKALAADQLAAIRALKLPTVRAETYDGDTDVASRRWIRDHANFILANPDMLHFGILPNHTWWAKFFRRLRYVIVDEAHSYRGVFGSHVANLMRRLRRICAYYGAGNTFPEPVFIAASATASDPGVSFGRLIGAPVREVSEDCSPHGSTTVAFWEPALTDLKGENGAKQRRTAVAETADILANLVSSRVRTIAFIKSRRGAESIASITKRLLDEVDPSLPGRVAAYRSGYLPEERRALEQALRSGQLLGVASTSALELGIDISGLDAVLVAGWPGTRASLFQQIGRAGRAGQDAIAAFVASDDPLDTYLVNHPEAIFDVSVEATVFDPGNPYVLGPHLCAAAAELPIGPAELELFGPTAEGLLDRLVVQGYLRKRPAGWFWTHPESAAGMVNLRADGGGPVSIVDAETGSLLGTMDSPQTHYQAHTGAIYVHQGESYLVEDLNETDHCVMVRRVNPDFYTTARDVTQIEVLETSRSVQWGDITVHFGDVKVTTQVVSFQRKALISNEILGEEPLELGARDLFTKAVWFVVDNRSLHGAGLVEAEFPGALHAAEHAAIGLLPLVASSDRWDIGGVSTALHADTGVPTIFVYDGHPGGAGFAERGFDKAKIWLTATREAIKACECENGCPSCVQSPKCGNKNNPLDKAAAITLLGVLLKDAV; from the coding sequence GTGGCTGCACCTCATTCATTGATCTCCCTGCTGGGCCGGACGCCGGACCCGGAGCAGCTGCGCCATGTCCACACCATCCCTGCCAGAAAAGCCGTCAACGAGCCGTGGCCGGGCTGGGTGCATCCCGACGTCGTGGCAGCCTATGGAACCTTGGGGATCCACGAACCGTACCGGCACCAGATCCAGGCCGCCGACCTCGCCCACTCGGGCCAGCACGTGGTCATCGCCACCGGGACAGCTTCGGGTAAGTCGCTCGCCTACCAGTTGCCTGCCTTGGACGCGATACACCGCTCCGAACTGCGGGTCCTGTCCGATCCCGGGAAGATCCACGACGACGGTGCCGTCACCCTCTATCTGTCGCCCACCAAGGCCCTGGCCGCTGACCAGCTTGCAGCGATCCGCGCGTTGAAGCTGCCCACAGTTCGTGCAGAAACATACGACGGCGACACCGACGTTGCGTCGCGCCGCTGGATCCGTGATCACGCGAACTTCATCCTGGCCAACCCGGACATGCTGCACTTCGGTATCCTGCCCAACCACACCTGGTGGGCAAAGTTCTTCCGGCGGCTGCGCTACGTCATCGTGGATGAAGCCCACAGCTACCGCGGTGTCTTCGGCTCCCACGTCGCCAATCTGATGCGCCGCCTCCGACGGATCTGCGCCTACTACGGAGCGGGAAACACCTTCCCCGAGCCTGTGTTCATTGCGGCATCCGCCACGGCCTCCGACCCCGGAGTTTCCTTCGGACGGCTCATCGGCGCTCCAGTGAGGGAAGTATCCGAAGACTGCTCTCCCCACGGCTCCACCACAGTGGCCTTCTGGGAGCCGGCGCTCACGGACCTCAAAGGCGAGAACGGAGCCAAACAGCGACGGACCGCCGTAGCCGAAACAGCGGACATCCTGGCCAACCTCGTTTCCTCCCGCGTGCGGACCATCGCGTTCATCAAGTCGCGTCGCGGCGCCGAGTCCATTGCTTCGATCACCAAGAGACTGTTGGACGAGGTGGACCCCAGCCTGCCGGGGCGGGTGGCCGCCTACAGATCCGGGTACTTGCCCGAAGAACGGCGTGCCTTGGAGCAAGCATTGCGGTCCGGGCAGTTGCTGGGGGTCGCCAGCACGTCTGCCCTGGAACTGGGCATCGACATTTCGGGGCTCGATGCAGTGCTGGTGGCTGGATGGCCGGGCACCCGCGCTTCCCTGTTCCAGCAGATTGGACGGGCAGGACGGGCCGGACAGGATGCCATTGCGGCCTTTGTGGCCAGCGACGACCCGTTGGACACGTATCTGGTCAACCATCCCGAGGCCATCTTTGATGTGTCCGTGGAAGCCACCGTGTTTGATCCCGGTAATCCCTACGTCCTCGGTCCGCACTTGTGTGCGGCCGCGGCGGAGTTGCCGATCGGTCCTGCCGAGCTTGAACTCTTCGGTCCAACAGCCGAAGGCCTTCTCGATCGGCTGGTGGTTCAGGGATACCTCCGAAAGCGGCCCGCCGGATGGTTTTGGACACATCCGGAGAGCGCCGCAGGCATGGTAAACCTCCGGGCCGACGGAGGCGGGCCTGTCAGCATCGTCGATGCCGAGACCGGGTCCCTCCTGGGAACCATGGACTCGCCACAAACCCACTACCAGGCCCATACGGGTGCCATCTACGTGCACCAGGGCGAGAGCTACCTTGTGGAGGACCTGAACGAAACCGACCATTGCGTCATGGTGCGGCGCGTCAACCCCGATTTCTACACCACGGCCCGGGACGTGACCCAGATCGAGGTCCTCGAAACATCCCGTTCGGTGCAGTGGGGCGACATCACCGTGCATTTCGGCGACGTCAAAGTGACTACGCAAGTTGTCTCCTTTCAGCGGAAGGCACTGATCTCAAATGAGATCCTTGGCGAGGAGCCCCTCGAACTGGGGGCCCGCGATCTGTTTACCAAGGCCGTCTGGTTTGTGGTGGACAACCGCTCGCTTCACGGAGCCGGCCTGGTGGAAGCGGAATTTCCCGGGGCGCTGCATGCGGCCGAACATGCGGCCATCGGGCTCCTTCCTTTGGTGGCATCAAGCGACCGCTGGGACATCGGAGGGGTTTCCACCGCCCTGCACGCCGACACCGGTGTGCCCACGATCTTCGTGTACGACGGCCATCCAGGCGGCGCTGGATTCGCAGAGCGGGGCTTTGACAAGGCCAAGATCTGGCTGACCGCCACGAGGGAGGCCATCAAAGCATGTGAGTGTGAAAACGGCTGCCCGTCTTGTGTGCAATCCCCTAAGTGCGGCAACAAGAACAACCCGCTGGACAAGGCAGCCGCCATCACATTGCTGGGAGTCCTGTTGAAGGACGCCGTCTAA
- a CDS encoding TadE family type IV pilus minor pilin yields MTCALPARRRASWSKQDRGAVTAEFAVALPAVMLLLAFLLAGGAAGITQLRLEEAARAGARASARGETAASVDGIVRRLAGEGVSSSLVDDGVWLTVTASSPVGGALGPLIPWTLSASASARAESAGAEPAIGSGVP; encoded by the coding sequence ATGACGTGCGCGCTGCCTGCCCGCCGGCGAGCGTCCTGGAGCAAGCAGGATCGGGGCGCTGTCACTGCTGAATTTGCCGTCGCTTTGCCTGCCGTGATGCTGCTTCTGGCCTTCCTGCTGGCAGGCGGCGCTGCGGGCATCACTCAACTGCGGCTGGAGGAGGCCGCCAGGGCGGGAGCGCGGGCATCGGCCCGGGGCGAAACAGCGGCCTCGGTAGATGGGATTGTCCGGAGGCTTGCCGGGGAGGGCGTTAGTTCGTCGCTGGTCGACGACGGCGTCTGGCTCACAGTGACAGCCTCGTCGCCCGTTGGTGGTGCCCTGGGCCCACTGATCCCGTGGACACTGTCAGCGTCGGCTTCAGCCCGTGCCGAATCCGCCGGTGCCGAACCCGCCATCGGGTCAGGTGTCCCGTGA
- the topA gene encoding type I DNA topoisomerase, whose product MPSKAKTGKKLVIVESPAKSKTIAKYLGEGFIVEASIGHIRDLPQPSDLPAELKKTSLGKFAVDIENDFKPYYVVSPDKKKKVAELKAQLKDADALYLATDGDREGEAIAWHLLEVLKPKVPVYRMTFGEITKEAIHRAMDNLRDVDTALVDAQETRRILDRLYGYEISPVLWRKVARGLSAGRVQSVVTRMVVDRERERMAFRAASYWDLTGQFGSDSGSFKAKLAAVDGSKVASGRDFNDNGQLTSSTVVHLNEELATSLAAGLENADFRVRSVDTKPYTRRPAAPFTTSTLQQEAGRKLRFSSKSTMQVAQRLYENGYITYMRTDSSALSDEALTASRRQAAELYGPEYVPQSPRVYANKAANAQEAHEAIRPAGDSFRTPAQVAKQLSGDEFRLYELIWKRTVASQMADAKGSTATIRLGAVASDGRDAEFSASGTVITFPGFLAAYEEGKDESRGDEESDEARRLPNVAKGDSLTASEILAVGHETSPPPRYTEASLTAELEKRGIGRPSTYASTISTIQDRGYVRKQGSALVPSWIAFSVIRLLEQHFTDYVDYEFTADMEGDLDKIANGQAVGAAWLKHFYYGEDADPGLLSIVNNLGEIDAREINSVPIAEGITLRVGKFGPYLESSIPTIDEKTGEVVESSRANVPEELAPDELTAAKAIELMETAAPEERVLGTDPHTGHTVVAKNGRYGAYVTEIIPEMTEEQLANQPVEYYKNGKPKPPKKPVKAKPRTGSLFKSMTVDTVTLDEALQLMSLPRVLGEDAEGNPITVQNGRFGPYLKKGTDSRSIGSEEEIFTITLEQALEIYSQPKQRGARAAVPPLAEFGPDPVSEKNIVVKEGRFGPYITDGITNITVPRSTSLEELTRERAVELLAEKRAKGPVKRTTTRKAPARKATAKK is encoded by the coding sequence GTGCCCAGCAAGGCAAAAACCGGCAAGAAACTCGTGATCGTGGAGTCTCCCGCGAAGAGTAAGACCATCGCCAAGTACCTTGGGGAAGGCTTCATCGTTGAGGCTTCCATCGGCCACATCCGGGACCTCCCGCAGCCGTCCGATCTCCCTGCAGAACTGAAGAAGACCTCGCTGGGCAAGTTCGCCGTCGACATCGAAAACGACTTCAAGCCGTACTACGTTGTTTCCCCGGACAAGAAGAAAAAGGTTGCCGAGCTCAAGGCCCAGCTGAAAGACGCCGACGCGCTCTATCTCGCAACCGATGGGGACCGCGAAGGTGAAGCCATCGCGTGGCACCTCCTGGAGGTCCTGAAGCCCAAGGTTCCCGTTTACCGCATGACCTTTGGTGAAATCACCAAGGAAGCCATCCACCGCGCCATGGACAACCTGCGCGATGTGGACACCGCTTTGGTGGATGCCCAGGAAACCCGCCGCATCCTCGACCGCCTGTACGGCTACGAGATCTCTCCTGTCCTGTGGCGCAAGGTTGCCCGTGGGCTCTCGGCAGGCCGCGTGCAGTCCGTGGTGACCCGCATGGTGGTGGACCGCGAACGTGAGCGCATGGCCTTCCGGGCAGCGTCCTATTGGGACCTCACCGGCCAGTTCGGTTCAGACTCGGGCTCGTTCAAAGCCAAGCTCGCCGCTGTGGATGGGTCCAAGGTTGCCAGTGGCAGGGACTTCAACGACAACGGACAGCTCACCTCGTCCACCGTGGTGCACCTCAACGAAGAACTCGCCACCTCCTTGGCTGCCGGCCTGGAAAACGCTGATTTCCGTGTCCGGTCCGTAGACACCAAGCCGTACACCCGCCGGCCTGCCGCACCATTCACCACGTCGACGCTGCAGCAGGAAGCCGGCCGTAAGCTCCGCTTCTCCTCCAAGAGCACCATGCAGGTAGCCCAGCGCCTGTATGAAAACGGCTACATCACTTATATGCGTACCGACTCATCGGCGTTGAGCGATGAAGCCCTCACGGCATCCCGTCGCCAGGCCGCCGAGCTCTACGGCCCCGAATATGTGCCCCAAAGCCCCCGCGTGTACGCCAACAAGGCCGCCAACGCGCAGGAAGCGCACGAAGCCATCCGTCCCGCTGGGGACTCCTTCCGCACGCCTGCGCAGGTTGCCAAGCAGCTGAGCGGCGACGAGTTCCGGCTGTATGAGCTCATCTGGAAGCGCACAGTCGCCTCGCAGATGGCCGATGCCAAGGGCTCCACTGCCACCATCCGCCTCGGTGCGGTTGCTTCCGACGGACGCGACGCCGAGTTCTCGGCTTCAGGTACGGTCATCACCTTCCCCGGCTTCCTTGCCGCCTACGAAGAGGGCAAGGACGAGAGCCGTGGCGACGAGGAATCGGATGAAGCCCGGCGCCTGCCCAACGTTGCCAAGGGTGATTCCCTGACGGCATCGGAGATCCTGGCTGTAGGCCACGAAACGTCACCCCCGCCGCGGTACACCGAAGCATCGCTGACCGCGGAACTGGAAAAACGGGGCATTGGCCGTCCGTCCACCTATGCCTCCACGATCTCTACCATCCAGGACCGCGGCTACGTCCGGAAACAGGGTTCTGCCCTGGTTCCGAGCTGGATCGCGTTCTCCGTTATCCGATTGCTGGAGCAGCACTTCACCGATTACGTGGACTACGAGTTTACGGCTGACATGGAAGGCGACCTGGATAAGATCGCCAACGGCCAGGCCGTAGGCGCTGCCTGGCTCAAGCACTTCTACTACGGTGAAGACGCTGACCCCGGCCTGCTGAGCATCGTGAACAACCTGGGCGAAATCGATGCCCGCGAGATCAACTCCGTGCCCATCGCCGAAGGCATCACCCTCCGCGTGGGCAAGTTCGGCCCATATCTGGAAAGCTCGATCCCCACGATCGACGAAAAAACCGGTGAGGTAGTTGAGTCCTCACGGGCGAACGTCCCCGAGGAACTCGCACCGGATGAGCTCACGGCCGCCAAGGCCATTGAGCTGATGGAGACTGCTGCCCCGGAAGAACGGGTCCTGGGAACGGATCCGCACACCGGCCATACCGTGGTTGCCAAGAACGGCCGCTACGGAGCCTATGTCACCGAGATCATCCCGGAGATGACCGAGGAACAGCTGGCCAACCAGCCGGTTGAGTATTATAAGAACGGCAAGCCGAAGCCGCCAAAGAAGCCCGTCAAGGCCAAACCGCGCACCGGTTCGCTGTTCAAGTCCATGACCGTGGACACGGTGACCTTGGATGAGGCACTGCAGCTCATGAGCCTGCCCAGGGTCCTGGGTGAGGACGCCGAGGGCAACCCCATCACCGTGCAGAACGGCCGTTTCGGTCCGTACCTGAAGAAGGGCACGGATTCGCGTTCCATCGGGTCGGAAGAGGAAATCTTCACGATCACTCTTGAGCAGGCACTGGAGATCTACTCGCAGCCCAAGCAGCGTGGCGCCCGTGCGGCCGTACCGCCGTTGGCCGAGTTCGGCCCGGACCCGGTCTCGGAAAAGAACATCGTGGTGAAGGAGGGCCGCTTCGGCCCATACATCACAGATGGCATCACCAACATCACTGTCCCTCGTTCAACCTCGCTGGAGGAGCTGACCCGGGAACGCGCCGTCGAGCTTTTGGCCGAAAAGCGGGCCAAGGGGCCGGTCAAGAGGACCACTACACGCAAGGCGCCAGCCAGGAAGGCCACAGCCAAGAAGTAG
- a CDS encoding SseB family protein has translation MTEQTVSPDNEPLNDLEAKLASAEQPDANPVDVILAFLNNEVYLVSSEAVDGPDSSVEPLVLSNADGQPVLAVFSHPSRVDERFLDAAPHVLGTMGSAILGNIGDELGMVINPGSEFGFEIDPEGIANIRRDFKRADEAGEPAE, from the coding sequence ATGACTGAACAGACGGTTTCACCGGATAACGAACCCTTGAACGACCTCGAGGCAAAGCTCGCCTCGGCCGAACAGCCGGACGCGAACCCGGTGGACGTCATCCTTGCCTTCCTGAACAACGAGGTCTACCTCGTCAGCTCAGAAGCCGTGGATGGCCCGGATTCCTCCGTTGAGCCGCTGGTACTTTCCAACGCCGATGGCCAGCCCGTCCTTGCGGTCTTCAGCCACCCGAGCCGAGTGGACGAGCGGTTCCTCGACGCTGCCCCTCACGTGCTGGGCACCATGGGGTCGGCGATCCTGGGCAACATCGGGGATGAACTGGGTATGGTCATCAACCCGGGCAGTGAGTTCGGCTTCGAAATCGATCCCGAGGGCATCGCGAACATCCGCCGCGACTTCAAGCGCGCAGACGAAGCAGGGGAGCCCGCGGAATAG